A genomic region of Phenylobacterium parvum contains the following coding sequences:
- the xseA gene encoding exodeoxyribonuclease VII large subunit, translating into MSELDPDSAPDDSDNARAYSVSELAFALKRTLEDRYGFVRLKGELSKVTHHSNGHVYLSLKDERAVIDGVVWKGSVRNLSVRPEQGLEVIVTGKITTYPQGSRYQIVIESMTAAGAGALLAQLERLKARLAAEGLFEASRKQPLPALPAVVGVVTSPTGAVIRDILHRIRDRWPCHVLVWPVVVQGDAAAAQVAAAVRGFNDLPADGPVPRPDVVIVARGGGSVEDLWPFNDEALARTVAASRIPLVSAVGHETDTTLIDFVSDRRAPTPTAAAEMATPVLSELRGTLTDLTGRLHRAGGRIVSERKVRLEALGRTLARAPDLVELAEQRLGMASSRLSAGLTRNVGAHETQLARISGRLQPGLLTRPREARSETLSALALRMRPALERSLSRSEERLAALTARLKSADPGAPLSRGFARVHRADGTLVRQGAGLTAGEAVRLVFADTERGAVIEPPAGAPRQGDLF; encoded by the coding sequence ATGAGCGAACTGGATCCAGATTCCGCGCCGGATGATTCGGACAATGCGCGCGCCTACTCGGTCTCCGAGCTGGCCTTCGCCCTCAAGCGCACCCTCGAGGACCGCTACGGCTTCGTCCGGCTGAAGGGCGAGCTTTCCAAGGTCACGCACCACTCCAACGGCCACGTCTACCTGTCCCTCAAGGACGAGCGGGCGGTGATCGACGGGGTGGTCTGGAAGGGCTCCGTGCGGAACCTGTCCGTCCGGCCCGAACAGGGCCTGGAAGTGATCGTCACGGGTAAGATCACGACCTACCCCCAGGGCTCCCGCTACCAGATCGTCATCGAGAGCATGACCGCCGCCGGGGCCGGGGCCCTCCTGGCCCAGCTGGAGCGGCTGAAGGCCCGGCTTGCGGCCGAGGGCCTGTTCGAGGCGTCCCGCAAACAGCCCCTGCCCGCCCTGCCCGCCGTGGTCGGCGTCGTCACCTCGCCCACCGGGGCGGTGATCCGCGACATCCTTCACCGCATCCGCGACCGCTGGCCCTGCCACGTCCTGGTCTGGCCGGTGGTCGTGCAGGGAGACGCCGCCGCCGCCCAGGTGGCCGCCGCGGTGCGCGGCTTCAACGACCTGCCCGCCGACGGCCCCGTGCCCAGGCCGGACGTGGTGATCGTCGCCCGGGGCGGCGGCTCGGTGGAAGATCTCTGGCCCTTCAACGACGAGGCCCTCGCCCGGACGGTGGCCGCCAGCCGGATCCCGCTGGTCTCGGCGGTCGGCCACGAGACCGACACCACCCTCATCGACTTCGTCTCCGACCGTCGGGCGCCCACGCCCACGGCGGCGGCCGAGATGGCCACACCGGTCCTGTCCGAACTGCGGGGAACCCTTACGGACCTCACTGGCCGCCTGCACCGGGCGGGCGGGCGGATCGTCTCTGAACGCAAGGTGCGGCTGGAGGCCCTGGGACGCACCCTGGCCCGGGCGCCAGACCTGGTGGAGCTGGCCGAGCAGAGGCTGGGCATGGCGAGCAGTCGCCTCTCGGCCGGCCTTACCCGGAACGTCGGCGCGCACGAGACCCAACTCGCCCGGATCTCCGGCCGGCTGCAGCCGGGGCTCCTCACCCGCCCGCGGGAGGCCCGCTCGGAAACCCTCTCCGCCCTGGCCTTGCGGATGCGTCCGGCCCTGGAACGGTCCCTGTCCCGGTCCGAAGAGCGCCTGGCCGCCCTGACGGCGCGGCTGAAATCGGCGGATCCCGGCGCGCCCCTGTCCCGGGGCTTCGCCCGGGTGCACAGGGCGGATGGGACCCTGGTCCGCCAGGGTGCAGGACTGACCGCCGGCGAGGCCGTCCGCCTGGTCTTCGCCGATACCGAGCGCGGGGCGGTGATCGAGCCGCCGGCGGGCGCGCCGCGCCAGGGCGACCTCTTCTGA
- a CDS encoding Hsp20 family protein gives MRTIDFSPLYRSVVGFDRLAQLLETATVDQASGYPPYNIERTDENAYRIEIAVAGFRPDELNIEVKENLLTVQGRKTANDAERRFLHRGLAERDFERRFQLADYVVVTEAGLADGLLSISLRRELPEALKPRRIEIATASAPLIEGEKAA, from the coding sequence ATGCGCACGATCGACTTTTCCCCCCTCTATCGCTCCGTGGTCGGCTTTGACCGCCTCGCCCAACTCCTGGAGACCGCCACGGTCGACCAGGCCTCCGGCTACCCGCCCTACAACATCGAGCGGACCGACGAGAACGCCTACCGCATCGAGATCGCGGTCGCCGGCTTCCGGCCGGATGAACTGAACATCGAGGTCAAGGAGAACCTGCTCACTGTCCAGGGTCGCAAGACGGCCAACGACGCCGAGCGCCGGTTCCTGCATCGCGGCCTTGCCGAGCGCGACTTCGAGCGCCGTTTCCAGCTGGCCGACTATGTCGTCGTGACCGAGGCTGGCCTCGCCGACGGCCTGCTCTCGATCTCCCTCCGCCGTGAACTGCCCGAGGCCCTGAAGCCCCGGCGCATTGAGATCGCCACTGCCTCCGCCCCCCTTATCGAGGGCGAGAAGGCGGCCTGA
- a CDS encoding helix-turn-helix domain-containing protein → MTTSARAPDAIIDAHIGQRIRRRRRQLGLTQHQLALACGVRFQQIQKYESGANRIAASRLWKIAHAMQTPLLHFFEDLPELVISDGGALLSAPQEDKTRHDLT, encoded by the coding sequence ATGACCACAAGCGCACGGGCCCCTGACGCCATCATCGACGCCCACATCGGCCAAAGGATCCGCCGTCGTCGCCGGCAGCTCGGATTGACCCAGCACCAGCTCGCCCTCGCCTGTGGGGTGCGCTTCCAGCAGATCCAGAAGTACGAGAGCGGCGCCAACCGGATCGCCGCCTCCCGCCTCTGGAAGATCGCCCACGCCATGCAGACCCCACTGCTCCACTTCTTCGAGGACCTGCCGGAGCTCGTGATTTCCGATGGGGGCGCCTTACTTTCCGCGCCCCAGGAGGATAAGACGCGGCATGATCTCACCTGA
- a CDS encoding pentapeptide repeat-containing protein → MSLPTTHLQDIPPMSQAEVDDVCRKHGRFISGLPGGLRGNLSWRDLSGLKLAARDLTGADLTGALLFGSDMRGAKLDSANLYGADLQNADLTGASLRRADLRGACLRNANLTSTDLFEADLREGAMALGDRKLGLRMVEHVHRTEDDQGPNLTGANLARSKLSGLEAVRADFTGAVLRSARLVRAQLKHCVLTGADLTGADLVQADLRGADMRDVVLLGANTQAWDISKADLRGALTNDPTVQASGEVSLDVQVREHARWCSSGGAAGTPSVFDGADLRGLKSLRGFNLTAVSARRAVFYGLDMEGIQLQGARLEGADLRGVNLRRADLRGARLTGVMMSGADLRGARLEPLVLEGGRLLPTDLTSADLRRVNFSGADLRSAILNDVDLRQATLTDANLKDAQMEFRESFGLKGAPGSGLRGGGA, encoded by the coding sequence ATGTCTCTGCCGACCACCCATCTCCAGGATATCCCGCCGATGTCGCAGGCGGAGGTGGATGATGTCTGCCGCAAGCACGGCCGGTTCATCTCGGGGCTTCCGGGCGGCCTGCGGGGGAACCTGTCCTGGCGCGACCTGTCCGGACTGAAGCTTGCGGCCCGAGACCTGACCGGCGCCGACCTGACCGGCGCCCTGCTCTTCGGGTCCGACATGCGAGGCGCCAAGCTGGACAGCGCCAACCTCTATGGCGCCGACCTGCAGAACGCCGACCTGACCGGGGCCTCCCTTCGCCGGGCCGACCTTCGGGGCGCCTGCCTGCGGAACGCCAACCTGACCAGCACCGACCTCTTCGAGGCCGACCTTCGCGAAGGCGCCATGGCCCTGGGCGACCGCAAGCTGGGCCTGAGGATGGTGGAGCACGTTCACCGGACCGAGGATGACCAGGGCCCGAACCTGACGGGCGCCAACCTCGCCCGCTCCAAGCTGTCAGGCCTGGAGGCGGTTCGCGCCGACTTCACCGGCGCCGTGCTGCGGAGCGCCCGCCTGGTGCGGGCCCAGCTCAAGCACTGCGTCCTGACGGGGGCGGACCTTACCGGCGCCGACCTTGTCCAGGCGGATCTCAGGGGCGCCGACATGCGCGACGTGGTCCTCCTGGGCGCCAACACCCAGGCCTGGGACATCAGCAAGGCCGATCTCCGGGGCGCCCTGACCAATGACCCGACCGTCCAGGCCTCAGGCGAGGTTTCGCTGGACGTCCAGGTGCGCGAGCACGCCCGCTGGTGTTCCTCTGGTGGAGCGGCGGGGACGCCCTCCGTCTTCGATGGCGCAGACCTGCGGGGGCTGAAGAGCCTGAGGGGATTCAACCTCACAGCGGTTTCAGCCCGGCGGGCCGTCTTCTACGGGCTCGACATGGAGGGGATCCAGCTCCAGGGCGCGAGGCTCGAGGGGGCGGACCTGCGCGGCGTGAACCTGAGGCGGGCCGACCTGCGCGGCGCCCGCCTGACCGGGGTGATGATGTCGGGGGCCGACTTGCGGGGCGCCCGCCTGGAGCCCCTGGTGCTGGAGGGGGGAAGGCTGCTGCCCACCGACCTGACCTCGGCCGACCTGCGGCGGGTGAACTTCTCGGGCGCGGACCTGCGCTCGGCCATCCTGAACGACGTGGACCTGCGGCAGGCGACCCTGACGGACGCAAACCTCAAGGACGCCCAGATGGAATTCCGCGAGAGCTTCGGCCTCAAGGGGGCGCCTGGAAGCGGTCTCCGGGGCGGCGGCGCCTGA
- a CDS encoding alpha/beta fold hydrolase: MTQPAPLTALPDAPIPPGGGAEWFEGDGGARLRAALFRPEGRPRGSVILSTGRTEAIEKYFEVVRDLQQRGFVVLVNEWRGQGLSHRDLPNRRKGHARGLDPFMADYRALLVAFEARLPKPWIAVGHSMGGCLTLAALARGQAARFSGAVLCAPMLGLRLPRFARVLLAFRMLTGAAGDWAQPPGDPAAEPFEGNVLTHDPVRYKRGKDLVKANPDLVLSSPTWGWLDFAVRATDWLARRENLAGVAPPVIIVSAALDRLVSNTAQATVASLLPQGRLVTVEGAEHEILMETDPLRGQFWTHFDALADQVAPKDQV, translated from the coding sequence ATGACCCAACCCGCTCCCCTCACGGCCCTGCCGGACGCGCCCATTCCGCCAGGCGGCGGCGCTGAGTGGTTCGAGGGGGACGGCGGCGCGCGGCTCCGGGCGGCGCTGTTCCGACCGGAAGGCCGCCCCCGGGGATCCGTCATCCTGTCGACCGGCCGCACCGAGGCCATCGAGAAGTACTTCGAGGTGGTGCGCGACCTGCAGCAGAGGGGCTTTGTCGTCCTGGTCAACGAATGGCGCGGCCAGGGTCTGTCGCACCGCGATCTTCCCAACCGGCGCAAGGGGCACGCCCGGGGGCTGGATCCCTTCATGGCCGATTACCGGGCCCTGCTGGTCGCCTTCGAGGCCCGGCTGCCCAAGCCCTGGATTGCCGTCGGACATTCCATGGGCGGGTGCCTGACCCTGGCCGCCCTGGCCCGCGGACAGGCCGCCAGGTTCTCGGGCGCCGTGCTCTGCGCGCCCATGCTGGGACTGCGCCTGCCGCGCTTCGCCCGTGTGCTGTTGGCCTTCCGGATGCTGACCGGCGCCGCCGGCGACTGGGCCCAGCCGCCGGGCGATCCCGCAGCCGAGCCCTTCGAAGGCAATGTCCTGACCCACGACCCGGTGCGGTACAAGCGGGGCAAGGACCTCGTGAAGGCCAATCCCGACCTTGTACTGTCATCGCCGACCTGGGGATGGCTGGACTTCGCCGTCCGCGCGACGGACTGGCTGGCGCGGCGGGAGAACCTGGCCGGGGTCGCCCCGCCAGTGATCATCGTCTCGGCGGCCCTGGACCGGCTGGTCAGCAACACCGCCCAGGCGACCGTCGCCAGCCTGCTGCCCCAGGGGCGCCTGGTCACGGTGGAGGGCGCCGAGCACGAGATCCTGATGGAGACAGATCCCCTGCGCGGCCAGTTCTGGACGCACTTCGACGCCCTTGCCGATCAGGTCGCGCCGAAAGACCAGGTCTAG
- a CDS encoding SCP2 sterol-binding domain-containing protein, with protein MDGLTELTDKVRAHFSAGGASLDHSIRLDLRGEGVIRVEGATVSNAPDPADLVISVSRKDLEALAQGKLNPMTAAITGRLKVSDMGLAMSLMPQVKALLEARTGEA; from the coding sequence ATGGACGGACTGACGGAACTGACAGACAAGGTGCGGGCGCATTTCAGCGCCGGCGGCGCCAGCCTGGACCATTCGATCCGGCTCGACCTGCGGGGCGAAGGCGTCATCCGGGTGGAGGGCGCGACGGTCAGCAATGCGCCGGACCCTGCGGACCTGGTGATCAGCGTGAGCCGCAAGGACCTCGAAGCCCTGGCCCAGGGGAAGCTCAACCCCATGACCGCCGCCATCACGGGCCGCCTGAAGGTGTCGGACATGGGCCTCGCCATGTCGCTCATGCCCCAGGTCAAGGCCCTGCTCGAAGCCCGCACAGGAGAGGCGTGA
- a CDS encoding DUF2093 domain-containing protein encodes MNAPDKTGGPDLALINYGDGDFTVVRPGRFVMCAISGVRIPLEALRYWSAVHQEAYAGPAEALARWRGLNP; translated from the coding sequence ATGAACGCGCCCGACAAGACCGGTGGCCCGGACCTGGCCCTGATCAACTACGGCGACGGCGACTTCACCGTCGTGCGTCCCGGACGCTTTGTCATGTGCGCCATTTCCGGCGTGCGGATTCCCCTGGAGGCCCTCCGCTACTGGAGCGCCGTGCACCAGGAAGCCTATGCCGGTCCGGCCGAGGCCCTGGCCCGCTGGCGTGGGCTGAACCCCTGA
- a CDS encoding M23 family metallopeptidase has translation MRQGGTLIGRTAPRARISLDGEAMGEAAASGLFVIGLDRDSPAQVRVTVADTDGRSTSRMLAVAPGGFDIQRINGLPPQQVRPQGEALLARIVAEAERKTKGWASRAPTEDFSGGFSPPLAKYRVSGRFGGQRILNGEPMPPHYGADLAAPDGTPILAPAPGRVCFAETGLHYEGGLTMIDHGQGLVTAYLHQSKVGVRQGQTVARGQVIGAVGHEGRATGPHLCWRMKWRDRRLDPMLLLGVRAPA, from the coding sequence GTGCGACAGGGTGGAACCCTGATCGGGCGCACGGCGCCGAGGGCGCGCATCTCGCTGGACGGGGAAGCGATGGGCGAGGCCGCCGCCTCGGGCCTCTTCGTCATCGGCCTGGACCGGGACAGCCCGGCGCAGGTCCGGGTCACGGTGGCGGACACCGACGGGCGGTCGACCTCCCGTATGCTGGCCGTCGCGCCAGGCGGGTTCGACATCCAGAGGATCAACGGCCTGCCCCCACAACAGGTCAGGCCCCAGGGCGAGGCCCTGCTGGCGCGGATTGTAGCCGAAGCCGAGCGCAAGACCAAGGGCTGGGCCAGCCGTGCGCCGACCGAGGACTTCTCCGGCGGCTTCTCGCCGCCCCTTGCGAAGTACAGGGTGTCCGGCCGCTTCGGCGGACAGCGGATCCTGAATGGCGAGCCCATGCCCCCGCACTACGGGGCCGACCTGGCGGCGCCCGATGGGACCCCCATCCTGGCGCCTGCACCGGGCCGGGTATGTTTCGCCGAGACCGGCCTGCACTATGAGGGCGGGCTGACCATGATCGACCACGGCCAGGGACTGGTCACCGCATACCTGCATCAGTCGAAGGTCGGCGTCCGGCAGGGGCAGACGGTGGCGCGCGGACAGGTCATCGGCGCCGTCGGACACGAGGGACGGGCGACCGGGCCCCACCTCTGCTGGCGGATGAAGTGGCGGGACCGGCGCCTTGACCCCATGCTGCTGCTGGGCGTGCGCGCACCCGCCTGA
- a CDS encoding lysophospholipid acyltransferase family protein, translating into MTDSARPSRLQDLVWRLEALAFDAVTFLARLFPIDAVSDFGAGLVGLLGPLTSTHRVAETNIRIAFPDLPTAEVDRLLKAQWRALGRWAAEFPILDKIIADPSRVEVVNAGRLEAIARNRESVVFISGHFSSMEIMPAVIIHAGVTCQITYRATNNPHVDARIRKSRFRYGVRLFAPKGGDGARELIRALSRGECVALMNDQKFNGGILAPLFGVDCHTAPGPSSFALRFGIPLVPMSVQRVEKARFRVIVHDDIRLEDTGDRNADIAAGVRRVNAFMESRIRDRPEEWFWVHKRWPNEVYRRSRD; encoded by the coding sequence GTGACGGACTCAGCGCGACCTTCCCGGCTTCAGGATCTCGTCTGGCGTCTCGAGGCCCTGGCCTTCGACGCCGTGACCTTCCTCGCCCGTCTCTTTCCAATCGACGCCGTGTCGGATTTCGGCGCGGGCCTGGTCGGCCTGCTCGGTCCCCTGACCTCCACGCACAGGGTGGCGGAAACCAACATCCGGATCGCCTTCCCCGACCTGCCGACGGCCGAGGTCGACAGGCTCCTCAAGGCGCAATGGCGGGCCCTTGGGCGATGGGCGGCGGAGTTCCCGATCCTCGACAAGATCATTGCCGATCCCTCCCGCGTGGAGGTGGTCAATGCCGGCCGCCTGGAGGCCATCGCCCGGAACCGCGAGAGCGTCGTGTTCATTTCGGGACACTTTTCGTCAATGGAGATCATGCCCGCCGTGATCATCCATGCGGGCGTCACCTGCCAGATCACCTATCGCGCAACCAACAATCCCCACGTCGACGCCCGCATCCGCAAGAGCCGGTTCCGATACGGCGTCCGCCTCTTCGCCCCCAAGGGCGGCGACGGCGCCCGGGAGCTCATCCGGGCCCTGTCGCGGGGGGAGTGCGTGGCGCTGATGAACGACCAGAAGTTCAACGGCGGCATCCTGGCGCCCCTTTTCGGGGTCGACTGCCATACGGCGCCCGGTCCCTCCAGCTTCGCCCTCCGGTTCGGGATCCCCCTGGTGCCCATGTCGGTGCAGAGGGTGGAGAAGGCGCGCTTCCGGGTCATCGTGCACGACGACATCCGCCTGGAGGACACCGGTGACCGCAACGCCGACATCGCCGCCGGGGTGCGGCGGGTGAACGCCTTCATGGAATCGCGAATCCGGGACCGGCCCGAGGAATGGTTCTGGGTCCACAAGCGCTGGCCCAATGAGGTCTATCGCCGGAGCCGGGACTGA
- the gpmA gene encoding 2,3-diphosphoglycerate-dependent phosphoglycerate mutase — protein sequence MPTLILLRHGQSQWNLEDRFTGWVDVDLTAEGEAQARKGGELIRAAGLQVDRAYTSVLTRAIRTLWLALTAAGQVFVPETKDWRLNERHYGGLTGLNKTETAEKHGADQVRIWRRSYDTPPPPLAPGGEWDFSRDRRYAGLVLPDTESLKTTLERVEPYWTAEIAPRLAAGETVLVAAHGNSLRAIVKLIYGLSADGIMEVEIPTSNPLVIDLDAALKPLAARYLDADRAQALPKAP from the coding sequence ATGCCCACCCTGATCCTGCTGCGACACGGCCAGAGCCAGTGGAACCTGGAGGACCGTTTCACCGGCTGGGTGGACGTGGACCTGACCGCCGAGGGCGAGGCCCAGGCCCGCAAGGGCGGCGAGCTGATCCGGGCGGCGGGCCTTCAGGTCGACCGGGCCTACACCTCCGTCCTGACCCGGGCGATCCGCACCCTCTGGCTGGCCCTGACGGCGGCGGGCCAGGTCTTCGTGCCCGAGACCAAGGACTGGCGCCTGAACGAGCGCCACTACGGCGGCCTGACGGGCCTCAACAAGACCGAGACCGCCGAGAAGCACGGCGCCGACCAGGTGCGGATCTGGCGGCGGTCCTACGACACCCCGCCCCCGCCCCTGGCGCCCGGCGGCGAGTGGGACTTCTCCCGCGACCGCCGCTACGCCGGCCTCGTCCTGCCGGACACCGAGAGCCTGAAGACCACCCTGGAGCGGGTGGAGCCCTACTGGACGGCAGAGATCGCCCCCCGGCTGGCGGCGGGCGAGACGGTGCTGGTGGCGGCCCACGGCAACTCGCTGCGGGCCATCGTCAAGCTGATCTACGGGCTGTCTGCAGACGGGATCATGGAGGTCGAGATCCCGACCTCGAATCCGCTGGTCATTGACCTCGACGCTGCGCTGAAGCCGCTCGCCGCGCGCTATCTCGACGCGGACCGGGCCCAGGCCCTGCCGAAGGCCCCTTGA
- a CDS encoding KpsF/GutQ family sugar-phosphate isomerase produces MSDQDIEAGRRVLRQAAGALELQAGALGEAFARAVDILAAARGRIICTGIGKSGHVARKIAATFASTGAPASFVHANEASHGDLGMISRDDVILALSKSGENRELADVLAYSRRFEIPLIALTAASDSALGRAADVVLALATAEEATGDVNAPTTSTTLQIALGDALAVALLERRGFTAGDFRTLHPGGKLGAMLRTVGDLMHAGDQIPLVGPDASMAEALLVMTEKRFGCVGVQGADGRLLGVITDGDLRRHMDGLIGRTAGEVMTPGPNKVVGPRRLASEALALMTDPPPAVNVLFVLDEGRPVGILHVHDLLRAGVM; encoded by the coding sequence ATGAGCGACCAGGACATCGAGGCGGGCCGCCGGGTCCTGCGACAGGCCGCCGGCGCCCTGGAGCTCCAGGCCGGGGCCCTCGGCGAGGCCTTCGCCCGGGCCGTCGACATCCTGGCCGCCGCCAGGGGCCGGATCATCTGCACCGGCATCGGCAAGTCCGGCCACGTGGCCCGCAAGATCGCCGCCACCTTCGCCTCGACCGGCGCCCCCGCCAGCTTTGTCCACGCCAACGAGGCCAGCCATGGCGACCTGGGCATGATCAGCCGGGACGACGTCATCCTGGCCCTCTCCAAGTCGGGCGAGAACCGCGAGCTGGCCGACGTCCTGGCCTACTCCCGGCGCTTCGAGATCCCGCTGATCGCCCTGACCGCCGCCTCAGACAGCGCCCTCGGGCGGGCCGCAGACGTGGTCCTGGCCCTGGCCACCGCCGAGGAGGCGACCGGCGACGTCAATGCGCCGACCACCTCCACCACCCTGCAGATCGCCCTGGGCGACGCCCTGGCCGTGGCCCTGCTGGAGCGGCGGGGCTTCACCGCCGGCGACTTCCGCACCCTCCATCCGGGCGGCAAGCTGGGCGCCATGCTGCGTACGGTGGGCGACCTGATGCACGCCGGCGACCAGATTCCCCTCGTCGGCCCCGACGCCTCCATGGCCGAAGCCCTGCTGGTCATGACCGAAAAGCGGTTCGGCTGCGTCGGCGTCCAGGGCGCCGACGGCCGGCTGCTCGGCGTTATCACCGACGGCGACCTGCGCCGGCACATGGACGGCCTGATCGGTCGCACCGCGGGCGAGGTCATGACCCCGGGCCCGAACAAGGTGGTCGGCCCCCGGCGGCTGGCCTCCGAAGCCCTGGCCCTGATGACCGACCCGCCCCCCGCCGTGAATGTCCTCTTCGTCCTGGATGAGGGCCGGCCGGTGGGCATACTGCATGTCCACGACCTGCTCCGCGCCGGGGTGATGTGA
- a CDS encoding bifunctional diaminohydroxyphosphoribosylaminopyrimidine deaminase/5-amino-6-(5-phosphoribosylamino)uracil reductase RibD has protein sequence MSREAEIDAMRRAIALARPGVGRTGDNPSVGCVILGPEGILGEGATAEGGRPHAEELALAAAGEAARDAVALVTLEPCARRSGVGIACTDRLIAAGVRRVVIACDDASVFAAGDGSARLRAAGIEVETGLLEAEARALYAGYRPAS, from the coding sequence TTGAGCCGCGAAGCCGAAATCGACGCCATGCGGCGAGCCATCGCCCTGGCGCGGCCGGGCGTGGGGCGGACGGGGGACAACCCCTCGGTCGGCTGCGTGATCCTGGGGCCGGAAGGAATCCTGGGCGAGGGCGCCACGGCCGAGGGCGGACGTCCCCATGCCGAGGAACTGGCCCTGGCGGCGGCGGGGGAGGCGGCCCGGGACGCGGTGGCCCTGGTGACCCTTGAGCCCTGCGCCCGGCGGTCCGGGGTGGGGATCGCCTGCACCGACCGGCTGATCGCCGCCGGCGTTCGGCGCGTGGTCATCGCCTGCGACGACGCTTCGGTCTTCGCCGCGGGTGACGGGTCGGCCCGCCTGCGGGCAGCGGGGATCGAGGTGGAGACCGGCCTCCTGGAGGCCGAGGCCCGGGCGCTCTACGCCGGCTACCGACCCGCCTCCTAA
- the hisN gene encoding histidinol-phosphatase, which produces MISPERIEALEQLLLDLNRVSADAILPLFRSDHGLEDKGGEAGFDPVTMADRGAEAAIRQRLAEVVPEHGVIGEEYGEDRPEQEFVWVLDPVDGTRAFIAGLPVWTTLISLRWRGEPVLSSIGQPYLGEVFLGSPAGSRLVRGGDSRALRVRPCFGLSEAIIASTDPTAYFEADERAAWDRVRAAARLARLGCDAYAYAMVAAGTIDLVVESRACKCWDIEAAAPLLAGAGGVVTDWAGRPIGPNGGQIAIAGDRACLEEALPLLKSAAD; this is translated from the coding sequence ATGATCTCACCTGAGCGCATCGAGGCGCTGGAACAGCTCCTCCTCGATCTCAACCGCGTCTCCGCCGACGCCATCCTTCCCCTCTTCCGGTCCGATCATGGCCTCGAGGACAAGGGCGGCGAGGCGGGGTTCGATCCTGTCACCATGGCGGACCGGGGCGCGGAGGCGGCGATCCGCCAGCGCCTTGCGGAGGTCGTCCCGGAACATGGCGTGATCGGCGAGGAGTATGGCGAGGACCGGCCCGAGCAAGAGTTCGTCTGGGTCCTGGATCCCGTCGACGGCACGCGCGCCTTCATCGCAGGGCTTCCTGTCTGGACCACGCTCATCAGCCTTCGCTGGCGGGGCGAGCCGGTCCTGTCCTCCATTGGCCAGCCCTACCTGGGCGAGGTCTTCCTGGGCTCTCCGGCCGGCTCCCGGCTGGTCCGGGGTGGGGACAGCCGGGCCCTTCGGGTGCGCCCCTGCTTCGGGCTTTCGGAGGCGATCATCGCCTCCACCGACCCCACCGCTTATTTCGAAGCCGATGAGCGGGCGGCCTGGGACCGGGTGCGCGCTGCAGCGCGATTGGCGCGGCTGGGTTGCGACGCCTACGCCTACGCCATGGTCGCTGCGGGGACGATCGACCTGGTGGTGGAGTCCCGCGCCTGCAAATGCTGGGACATCGAGGCGGCGGCGCCCCTGCTGGCCGGAGCCGGCGGCGTGGTCACGGACTGGGCCGGCCGGCCGATCGGGCCGAACGGAGGGCAGATCGCCATCGCCGGCGACCGGGCCTGCCTGGAAGAGGCCCTGCCGCTCCTGAAATCCGCTGCAGACTAG
- a CDS encoding GcrA family cell cycle regulator → MGWTDERVELLKKLWQDGLSASQIAKQLGGVTRNAVIGKVHRLGLSGRAAPSKPARPVFKAPRPARQAAAPAAPRRIAPPPLAAAAPAPQPPVRYVEEAPGAATVLTLGAHMCKWPIGDPSSDDFTFCGRRASESPYCVEHARVAYQPAQAKKRSGANELARSLRRYI, encoded by the coding sequence ATGGGTTGGACCGACGAGCGGGTCGAGCTGCTCAAGAAACTCTGGCAGGACGGACTGTCCGCCAGCCAGATCGCCAAGCAACTCGGCGGCGTGACCCGCAATGCGGTGATCGGCAAAGTGCACAGGCTGGGCCTCTCCGGTCGCGCAGCGCCCTCGAAGCCGGCGCGCCCGGTGTTCAAGGCGCCGCGCCCGGCCCGCCAGGCGGCGGCCCCGGCTGCGCCGCGCCGCATCGCCCCGCCGCCCCTGGCGGCCGCGGCGCCTGCGCCCCAGCCGCCCGTCCGCTATGTGGAGGAGGCCCCCGGCGCCGCCACGGTGCTGACCCTGGGCGCGCACATGTGCAAGTGGCCCATCGGCGATCCCTCCAGCGACGACTTCACCTTCTGTGGTCGCCGGGCCAGCGAAAGCCCCTACTGCGTCGAGCATGCACGGGTGGCCTACCAGCCGGCCCAGGCCAAGAAGCGTTCGGGCGCCAATGAGCTGGCCCGCAGCCTGCGGCGCTACATCTAG